The proteins below come from a single Leptotrichia sp. oral taxon 223 genomic window:
- a CDS encoding glycosyltransferase family 4 protein, whose protein sequence is MRIGIFTDTYRPQVNGVVSSIMTLEKELRKLGHKVYIITTTDPDAPQVEPNVLRIPSVEFKPLPQYRLGMIYSSKIIKKIKRLELDIIHSQTEWGVGTFSRFAAVNLEIPLVHTYHTLYEYYTHYIFGSRFVSAGKKIAAAISKFYCEKCNALIVPTRKVEDILYSYGVDQIMNVIPTGLELDKFYRGNYSDEDLEFMRENFGIEKSDFLCVYIGRIAEEKSIDILIDMFSKIKDENFKFMIVGRGRILDDLKKQAEKLGISDRVIFTGEVPHDKVAAYYQMGDVFLNASISETQGLTFVEAMAAKTPVVARYDLNLEDLLVKNEAGLVYRTEEEFINSIMLLKEDKEFREKIIENAFVASQDYTAQKFGERVEAVYKKTIEEYDSRESFTIFRGEKFLQQIRRWTSLKSSGRSPWSK, encoded by the coding sequence ATGAGAATTGGGATATTTACAGATACATACAGACCTCAGGTAAATGGGGTTGTGAGTTCGATTATGACACTTGAAAAGGAGCTTAGAAAGCTGGGGCATAAGGTGTATATTATTACTACGACTGATCCTGATGCGCCACAAGTCGAGCCTAATGTCTTGCGAATACCGAGTGTGGAATTTAAGCCGTTGCCACAGTACCGGCTAGGAATGATTTATTCTTCAAAAATAATAAAAAAAATAAAAAGACTGGAGCTTGATATTATTCATTCCCAGACAGAATGGGGTGTAGGGACATTTTCACGATTTGCTGCGGTTAATTTGGAAATACCGCTTGTTCATACATACCATACACTATATGAATATTATACACATTATATTTTTGGTTCAAGATTTGTTTCGGCTGGGAAAAAGATTGCGGCTGCAATTAGTAAGTTTTATTGTGAGAAATGCAACGCTCTAATTGTGCCTACACGAAAAGTCGAAGATATTTTGTATTCTTATGGCGTTGATCAGATAATGAATGTTATTCCAACTGGACTGGAGCTGGATAAGTTTTATCGTGGAAATTATTCTGATGAAGATTTGGAATTTATGAGGGAAAATTTTGGGATAGAAAAGAGTGATTTTCTTTGTGTGTATATTGGACGGATTGCCGAAGAGAAAAGTATTGATATATTAATTGATATGTTTTCCAAAATTAAAGATGAAAATTTTAAATTTATGATTGTCGGGCGTGGAAGAATTTTGGATGACTTGAAGAAACAGGCTGAAAAACTTGGTATTTCAGATAGGGTTATTTTTACTGGGGAAGTGCCGCATGATAAGGTGGCAGCTTATTATCAGATGGGGGATGTATTTTTGAATGCGAGCATATCGGAAACACAGGGGCTTACATTTGTAGAGGCAATGGCTGCAAAAACACCTGTTGTGGCAAGATATGACTTGAATTTGGAAGACTTGCTTGTAAAAAATGAGGCGGGACTTGTTTACAGAACAGAAGAGGAATTTATTAATTCTATAATGCTTTTAAAGGAAGATAAGGAATTTCGGGAAAAAATTATCGAAAATGCTTTTGTCGCTTCACAGGATTATACAGCACAAAAATTTGGGGAAAGAGTGGAAGCGGTTTATAAAAAAACAATAGAGGAGTATGATAGTCGTGAAAGTTTTACTATATTCAGAGGGGAAAAGTTCCTTCAGCAAATCCGGCGTTGGACAAGCCTTAAATCATCAGGTAGAAGCCCTTGGAGCAAATAA
- a CDS encoding glycosyltransferase family 4 protein, protein MIVVKVLLYSEGKSSFSKSGVGQALNHQVEALGANNVEITQDPEDDYDLAHINTVALKSYEVLKQAKKKGKPVIYHTHTTYEDFRGSIKGSYVLSPIIKFWTKKLYNEADYLISPSEYTKNLIKSKYLEKEKEIRVISNGVNINKFNKNEALKEKFLNEYKSVYDINKPLIITAGLPFERKGIKDFVKVAEKCSDYQFLWFGSSSVKSMLPDKIQKIIETPPENLIFPGYVDKDILIGAFSAAKAFLFMTYEENEGIVVLEALSAKLPLVVRDIPVYEDWLEDGKTCFKARTNEEFCEKIRNIVENNVKNLDEITENAYNIAAERDLSNIGKKYKEYYEYILTQKNR, encoded by the coding sequence ATGATAGTCGTGAAAGTTTTACTATATTCAGAGGGGAAAAGTTCCTTCAGCAAATCCGGCGTTGGACAAGCCTTAAATCATCAGGTAGAAGCCCTTGGAGCAAATAATGTTGAAATTACACAGGATCCAGAAGATGATTACGATTTAGCACATATAAATACAGTTGCATTAAAGTCGTACGAAGTATTAAAACAGGCCAAGAAAAAAGGCAAGCCTGTGATTTATCATACACATACGACATATGAAGATTTTCGTGGGAGCATAAAGGGAAGTTACGTTTTGTCACCAATTATAAAATTCTGGACGAAAAAATTATATAATGAAGCAGATTATTTAATTTCTCCGTCAGAATATACGAAAAACCTGATAAAATCAAAATATCTGGAAAAGGAAAAGGAAATTAGGGTAATTTCAAACGGCGTAAATATAAATAAATTTAATAAAAATGAGGCTTTAAAAGAAAAATTTTTAAATGAGTACAAATCAGTGTATGACATAAATAAACCATTAATTATAACGGCTGGACTGCCTTTTGAGAGAAAAGGGATAAAAGATTTTGTAAAAGTGGCAGAAAAATGCAGTGATTACCAGTTCCTTTGGTTCGGTTCATCAAGTGTAAAATCAATGCTGCCTGACAAAATACAGAAAATTATCGAAACTCCTCCAGAAAATCTGATTTTTCCAGGGTATGTTGACAAAGATATTCTAATTGGGGCGTTCAGTGCCGCCAAAGCCTTTTTATTTATGACTTATGAAGAAAATGAGGGAATTGTGGTGCTGGAAGCACTTTCAGCAAAATTACCGCTTGTAGTGAGAGATATTCCTGTGTACGAAGACTGGCTGGAAGATGGAAAAACTTGCTTTAAGGCTAGGACTAACGAAGAATTTTGTGAAAAAATAAGAAATATTGTGGAAAATAATGTGAAAAACTTGGATGAAATTACAGAAAATGCTTATAATATCGCTGCAGAAAGAGATTTGTCAAATATAGGAAAAAAATATAAGGAATATTATGAGTATATATTAACTCAAAAAAATAGATAA